The Polyodon spathula isolate WHYD16114869_AA chromosome 13, ASM1765450v1, whole genome shotgun sequence genome includes a region encoding these proteins:
- the LOC121325367 gene encoding beta-citrylglutamate synthase B-like, producing MCNRLWFITDRRIFEEYPQQEILRALQTRCSDEDIEFKRVLMDEIVITIEQGLLGLRVNGESVSSYPQVAVVRVPTPWIQSDSDITVLRHLEKMGCRLMNRPQAVLNCVNKFWTFQELAGHGVPLPDTFSYGGHENFAKMIDEAEALEFPLVVKNTRGHRGKAVFLARDKPHLSDLTHLIRHDAPYLFQQYVQESHGRDVRVIVVGGRVVGTMLRCATDGRMQSNCSLGGVGMMCSLSEQGKQLAVQASNILGMDVCGIDLLTKSDGSFMVCEANANVGFIAFDRVCGLDVAGVIADYALSLLPCRGLLTRRMSLLSVVSSTSSEVSEEADPPGPVLPGDGLSNTSLDSNEEQQLQQASFNINNINQLNLLVE from the exons ATGTGCAACCGACTTTGGTTCATCACCGACCGCAGGATTTTCGAGGAGTATCCGCAGCAAGAAATCCTCCGGGCTCTGCAGACGCGCTGTAGCGATGAAGATATCGAATTCAAACGGGTTTTAATGGACGAAATTGTGATTACCATCGAACAGGGGCTTTTGG GTCTGCGTGTCAATGGGGAATCGGTGTCCTCCTACCCCCAGGTGGCAGTAGTGCGAGTTCCCACCCCCTGGATTCAGAGCGACAGTGACATCACTGTGCTGAGACacctggagaagatgggctgtCGCCTCATGAACAGGCCGCAGGCCGTGCTGAACTGTGTCAACAAGTTCTGGACCTTCCAAGAGCTGGCTGGGCATGGAGTCCCATTGCCAGACACCTTCTCCTATG GCGGTCACGAGAACTTTGCTAAGATGATTGACGAGGCAGAAGCGTTGGAATTCCCCCTAGTCGTGAAAAACACACGAGGACACAGAG gCAAAGCTGTCTTCCTGGCTCGTGACAAGCCTCACCTGTCAGACCTGACTCACCTGATCCGTCACGATGCCCCCTACCTGTTCCAGCAGTATGTGCAGGAGAGCCATGGGCGGGACGTGCGGGTCATCGTGGTGGGGGGGCGGGTGGTGGGCACCATGCTGCGCTGCGCCACAGACGGGAGAATGCAGAGCAACTGCTCTCTCG GTGGCGTTGGCATGATGTGCTCGCTGAGTGAGCAAGGCAAGCAGCTGGCTGTCCAAGCCTCCAACATCTTGGGAATGGACGTCTGTGGCATAGACCTCCTGACCAAATCGGACGGCTCCTTCATGGTGTGCGAGGCGAATGCCAACGTGGGTTTCATCGCCTTTGACCGGGTCTGTGGACTGGATGTGGCCGGGGTCATTGCCGACTACGCTCTCTCGCTGCTGCCCTGCAGGGGCCTGCTGACCAGACGCATGTCCCTGCTGTCTGTGGTGTCCAGCACCAGCAGCGAGGTCAGCGAGGAGGCAGACCCCCCTGGACCTGTCCTTCCTGGGGATGGGCTGTCCAACACATCCTTGGATAGCAATGAAGAACAGCAACTGCAGCAAGCTAGTTTTAATATCAATAACATCAATCAGCTCAACCTCCTGGTGGAATAA
- the aicda gene encoding single-stranded DNA cytosine deaminase, translating into MSLPVAHSVFMKQKKFIYHYMNLRWAFGRHETYLCYIVKRRDSPTSDSLDFGFLRNRSGCHVEVLFLRYMNAWQIDPRLSYSVTWFCSWSPCFGCALHLAQFLSEHPNLRLRIFAARLYFCEDNNSEPEGLRRLKAAGAHIAVMTFKDYFYCWHTFVASRDRAFKAWEGLNANSIRLARKLRRILQPVDEIDDLRDAFKLLGF; encoded by the exons ATGTCCCTCCCTGTCGCACACAGCGTGTTTATGAAACAGAAGAAGTTCATCTACCACTATATGAACCTGCGCTGGGCTTTCGGGCGCCATGAGACCTACTTGTGCTACATTGTGAAGAGGAGAGACAGCCCCACTTCTGACTCCTTAGACTTTGGATTCCTTCGCAATCGTTCCGGCTGCCATGTTGAG GTGCTGTTTCTGCGCTATATGAATGCTTGGCAGATCGACCCCCGTCTCAGTTACTCTGTCACCTGGTTCTGCTCCTGGTCTCCCTGTTTCGGCTGCGCACTCCACCTGGCTCAGTTCCTGTCTGAGCACCCCAACTTACGCCTGCGTATCTTCGCGGCCCGTCTGTATTTCTGCGAGGACAATAATTCGGAGCCTGAAGGACTGAGGAGACTCAAAGCTGCTGGGGCGCATATAGCAGTCATGACCTTCAAAG ACTATTTCTACTGCTGGCACACATTTGTCGCCAGTCGAGACCGTGCATTCAAAGCCTGGGAAGGGCTCAACGCAAACTCCATCCGGCTGGCTCGAAAACTCAGACGCATCCTCCAG cctgtGGATGAAATTGATGATCTAAGAGATGCCTTCAAGCTACTTGGATTTTGA